The Triticum aestivum cultivar Chinese Spring chromosome 5A, IWGSC CS RefSeq v2.1, whole genome shotgun sequence genomic sequence TAGGGTAACTTCATCATTATTTGCAAAATAAACGTCAATTATTTCTGTCAATATTCATTGAAATTTGACCAGTTTTAAATATCATTTTGTGTTAGTTTGGATATAATCCAAAATTTTGAGGTACACACATATTTTTCTACCCACTAAAATCACACAAAATTTCAAAATTAGAATTTAAATGATTATTCATTTCAATGTTTTGGTATGTATTGTGTTTAGAAAGAGAGAGATACACAGAGAGAGGGGGGGGCCATCCGGTGTGTTGCTACAAGACAAGTTTCGGGTTTTTTATAGTTCTGAATGATATGTTATGTATATCTGGTTGTCCAGTAGTTTGTGATGCGATAATGTTGATAGGATGTGCAATTGATCTTTTGATGGCATGTTTTCTTTCACAGTGGTGGCATTGACAGTGTTGTTAATGATCGGTAGATTCCCGATTAATTCCTACAAGAGTACCTAAATTATCAGCCGACGAGCGAGCTCTTCCATAGCCGCCCGCATCCAAATCAACCACGATTGGGGGATTTGGCGTTCTCTTAGATAAGACGAATTATGTTTAAAAAGAAAGAGAGAAGGCAAATTATATTGCATGTGTCATTATTGTTGCCAATATTTGTGTAGTTAGCCAATGATTGACCATTAAATGGTAAATTCAGTTCATCACCTGATTAGCCAACTAATTCCATATACTCCCCTGTGATTGCACAATGCATGTATCATGTTTGATACTTTATTTTTGTTGCTGAAATTTATTTGTAGGTCGAATTTTCGCCTTGATTTAATTTGACTAGGATGCATGTTTGATTCTAAATTATTTGATCAGAAAATTATAATGTGACCTTTTATATATATGGTGACAATTGTAATGTGACTTGCACCCATGCGCATTAGGCATGGAAAGTTTTTGACATTTTTTCCACGTACGCATGCAGGAGGGACAGCTTCATCACCCACCGCGCCTTCTGCGACGCGCTGGCCCAGGAGAGCGCGCGGCTGCCGCCGATAGGCGCCGGCATGTACGGCGGCCCTGGCAACATGGCCCTCGGCAATCTCTCCGGCATGGCGCCCCAGATGCCCAGCGGCTTCCCAGACCAATCCGGCCACCACTCATCAGCTTCGGCCATCGACGTCCTCAACCTTGGTGGCGGAAGCGGCAACGCCGGTCAGTTCGAGCACCTCATGCCATCCTCCTCGGGGTCCTCCATGTTCCGCTCCCAGGCCGCCAACTCCTCCCCGTTCTATATGGGCGGCGGCGCAGCGCAGGACTTTGCCGAGGATGACGTCCACTGTTCCCATGGCAACCAGGGCTCTGTCCTCCAGGGAAAGTCTCCCGCGGCCTTCCATGGCCTCATGCAACTTCCGGACCAGCACCAGGGAAGCGGCGGCGGCAACGGCAATAACAACCTCCTGAACCTTGGCTTCTTCTCAGGCAATGGCAACGGGAGCGGCCAGGACTCGCGCCTGGTCTTCCAGAACCAGTACAACGGCAGCGCCGGAAATGGCAACAGCAGCAATGGAAATGGAGAGAATGGCAGCATGGTCGCGTCCGGCAGCGTCCtaggaggtggtggcgggggcttCCCTTCGCTCTACAGCTCGTCTGAGGCGGGCGGCGGGCTCCCGCAGATGTCCGCGACTGCGCTGCTGCAGAAGGCCGCGCAGATGGGCGCGACGACTAGCAGCCACAACGCTGGCGCTGGTGGCGCCGGGCTGCTCCGTGGCCAGGGtatgaggggcggcggcggtgaaggcgggtCGTCGGCCGCTGCAGCGGCGGCGAGCGAGAGGCAATCTTTCCATGACCTCATCATGAACTCTCTGGGTAGCGGGAGCGGCGCCAGTGCTACGACCGGCGGTCGCGCCGGGGCGTTCGGCAGCGGCGGGGGCTTCCCCGTGGACGACGGCAAGCTGAGCACTCGGGACTTCCTCGGCGTCGGCCCTGGCGGCGTGGTCCAAGCCGGCATGGGGCCGCCCCGGCGGCACACCGGTGGCGCCGGGCTCCACATGGGCTCGCTGGACCCTGCCGAGCTGAAGTAGCAACATACAGCAAGATCGATCTATCGTCAAGAAAAACAACAAGATAATGCATGGAAGCTCTCAAGGTAAGGTGCGTGCATGGCGATGGAAGAATGAAGAGAGCATGCATATTACTGCATTTAGAAGAACAAAGTTAATAAATTAGTTTCTTGGGTAATCTTTCATCTGTTAATTAATTATTAGTGGACTTGTCCTCTTTGGCAAACTAGCTAGACCAGAATTTCAGTTTaattttgccatgtttcatgcatgtatGTATGTGATGTACATTTGGTCCGCCGGTCTCCTTGGAACTTGGATGTGATCGAGATGTGaagaccggaccggaccggaccaGACCGGAACTTAATCTGTTACCATTTGGAGTTTTACTGCCTGCTTGATACATGCATGCGTGCATGCCTGCGCTAATGTCTGGGTGATGATCATCAGAGTATACGATTCAATATCTATGTCAGCACGGGGTTTATATTTCATGTTGGTTTCTTCTCTGGGTGGCGCTGCTTTCAAAGCTTAAAGGACGACTGGGCTAATCAGCAAGCAAGCACAGACTGCAGAGTGGGCATTAAATTAGCTGGTACGTCCTCAGCTTATGACCAGTCAGTGAGGCTGGATGGATGCATCAGCGTGTAGTACGTGTATGTAGGTCTCAGGCGAGACCAGACAGGAAGCACACGACAGGGGAGGAAGATACAAGCAGATGATCCAAAGCACGCATCCCCAGTGCATGGCTCATCGATGAGCACCCGCTGCTGCTAGCTCTGGCTATGGTTGTGACTTGTGAGTGGTACTACTAGAATGCACCACTAGAGTACTACTAATTATTCGCTCGATCTTGGTTGGCCTCTTGACTTTGCATGCCCCTCGTCGATCGTCTGCAAGCAAAAACTGCTTGCACTGCTGCTCTCACTGTGTGTGTGTTGTGATCCGGTCTGGCTGAGGCACCACACATGCATATAGAGATGGATTGACGTATACAAATGTAGCCACAGGAAAAGGTACGTGCCGGGTCGCTATGCAACGTTTGGATGTAGCTGAACGCTACAGAACAAAGCTGGCCCTCTCAAAGTCCacgtgaagagagagagagagagagagagacgacagGTGCATGCTAGTCTGTGCATCAGGCAGGCCGATCCAGAACACTAGCTATAGCAACACAGGGAGGCCTGTCAAATGTCACACTGTTCATGTGATCACTAGTCACTAGCTAGTCACATTTTGGCTAATTAAGGGCATCTTCAGACCTCAAACTGTCTGCATACGTTCAGACCGTGCTCTTCGGATGTGTTGTGACGTATTTTTTCAGCAAACTAGGGGTCTTTACAGGAGTCCGGACAGCAGATCCTTAGGACTCCAACACCCCAGCCTCTCCAAAAACCCATCCCTAACCTCGCACCTCTATCCTCTTATTTTCTCTCCTTTCCTTTTTCTCTCTTGCCTTCGCCGCCGCTCCACCAACCCCGCCGCCCCGGTGAGTCCGGCACCTCCAATGGTACACCCGGGATCCAACCTGCTTCTTCTCTGATGCTGTTCCACGCCTCTCCTTTGACCGTCGCGCAGATACCATCAGCTCCTATTGTACTTACCATGCCCGGCAACTGTTCGGTGAAATGCCCATGCTAAATTTGTTTGGCCCTTCTTCTCTGAAGCAACGGATTCAGgtatggagtacatatacgagcactaTGTTGAGTCATCAGACGGCTCGTCCGACGAGGAGGACTACACGGATGAGACGACGATGATACATACGGTCATTGCAGACGCGGAGTGTGCGGAAGAGCATGTTCTCAATCTCAAGGGATtgatcaagggtcatcgagtgctcaaccgTAACAGTGTGCGCGGCCATTTGATAATGATGTCCGACTACGTTGCCCCCGATGCCCTCTTCACTGACAATTTTCGCCCGCAGTTTCGAATGCGCAAAAATGTCTTTGATCATCTCTACCATGGGGTCCGATCCTTTGATGACTAGTTCATCTTGAAGAAGGATACCGTGGGAAGGATTGGATTCTCTGGTTACCAGAAATGCATGACTGCACTgcagatgcttgcatatggcacgaccACTGATTCGTGGGGTGAGTACCTACGGATGTCTAGGAGCACATGCAgagatgccatggtcaggtctGCAACTACCATGGTCTTGGTGTTTGGACCTCAATACCTGAGAGAACCAAATGGCGCAGACACCGATAGGCGCTTGACAATCTCAGAAGCAAGAGTGGCAAGGTTTGCTCGGATCTCTTGAATATATGCATTGGAAATGAAAGAAACTGCATAAAAGCTATACAAGGGCAATATCAAGGCCATGtcaagaagcccaccatcattcttgaagctgttgcatcacatgatctttaGATTTGGCAAGCCcggggtctcacaatgacatcaatgtgctgcagcgGTCATCATTGTTTGCGAGGCTAACTTAAGGCAAAGCTCCTCCTTGCCATTGTACAGACAATGGGCATGAGTACggctactatctggttgacggtatctatccttCGTGGGCTACCTTTGTCAACACCAGCTCTAACCCAGTTGGCCAAACAAAGGCTCACTTTGTCCAAAGACAAGAAGTAGCTAGAAAggatgttgagagggcatttggagttctgcATGCACGTTTTGCAGTTGCTCATGAAGCAGCTAAACAATGGGATGCGAAGACCTTGTAGGAGGTGATGActtgttgtgtgatcatgcacaacatgatcgtggagCATGAGGGTGACGATGCTGCTACAAGTCTTGAATTTGAGAATATGGGTGATCCTACCGAACTTCCTGATCAGAATCCGGCCACATTAGAAGAGTTTGTTCAAATGCATCAGCAAATCCGGCATCGAGCAACTAAAGGAAGATCTGATTAAGCATTTGTGGACGGTTAAAGGGGACACCAATGTTTAAGTGTAATATTTAAACTTATTTAAATAGAACTATCGCTGCATTTGAACATTTAAACTATTGTAGACTATATATATGCAGCTATTTGAGTGTGCGGGCTAAAAAAATTGAGGCAGGCAGCGTTGGCTGACCGGTTCCCGTCGTGTTTTCCATGCATCGTCCGTTTATGAAgtgtttctgtttttgtttttgtttcaaaaAATTGAGGCATTTGGAGTTCTGCAGGCACGTTTTGCAGTCGCTCATGAAGCAGCTAAACAATGGGATGTGAAGACCTTGTAGGAGGTGATGActtgttgtgtgatcatgcacaacatgatcgtggagCATGAGGGTGACGATGCTGCTACAAGTCTTGAATTTAAGAACATGGGTGATCCTACCGAACTTCCTGATCAGAATCCGGCCACATTAGAAGAGTTTGTTCAAATGCATCAGCAAATCCGGCATCGAGCAACTAAAGGAAGATTTGATTAAGCATTTGTGGACGGTTAAAGGGGACACCAATGTTTGAGTGTAATATTTAAACTTATTTAAATAGAACTATTGCTGCATTTGAACATTTAAACTATTATAGACTATATATATGCAGCTATTTGAGTGTGCGGGCTAAAAAAATTGGGGCAGGGTTGGCTGACCGGTTCCGTCGTGTTTTCCGTGCATCGTCCGTTTATGAAgtgtttctgtttttgtttttgttttaaaaaaGGAAGAAGGAAATCAGCGCTAACGAGGCCTCGAAACGTGGTGGTCGGGAATTAAGCCTAGCAGggtaaggctggtcacaatgggcaagaacatagtctagtaacttacacacttccctagactatattactacctccacagtgggtaggaacatctatgtagtatcatgcaacaatgtatttattaggttatagactcattgtttcttggagtgtgtgatgttccagtaacttagctagttaccacaagcacctctctcttcattaaatatgtgacacataagcaaagttgtattggagtgtgtgatgttactcctaagttcctccccattgtgaccagcctaaccaACTCAACCAACCAATAACTTTGCTTGTACAAAGGAAACTGCATTCTATATTATAGGAGAAGCGGAttttcaataaataaataaattgaaaAGCAGACCGGACCGCTGCTCACTTTAAATGCAAAATACTAATCTCCGCACAATGGCTGCCAGATGCACGTAAAAAAAAGGCTGCCCCATGTGCAACGGATGCCACATGGACCTAAAATAAAGGGATGCCCCCATGTGTGTGGCTGATTTAGTTGGGCCATGCATTACTGTTTTGTTCTGAACTTCTGATGATTTTTTAGGGGTAAAGACTTCTGATGATATAAGGGAAGTAATTTAGATGCATATTTTCATCATACTTGCATCCTttataacaatgattttattatgaTAAATTTATTTTAGTTGATGGAAACCCTTGCTTCTGTTCTGAAAGCCAGAAAGCTTGAGGAGCTCGGCATTTGACCCTTGTGGCATCGGAATGTAGAGATGTGAGGAAACACTATAGGTGGACAATGCGACACAAAGGAGGAATTCATTTTTGATTGATCTATTGTCTTCCTCGGGTCTGGTCGAACATACCAACATGCCGCACCATTTTTTTCAAGTTGAGAGATGATGGATAACTAACATTTGTGTTAATATTTTCATTAGTTTGTGCTATTTATCAGGAAAGAAAGTTAGCCTTTATTCATTAATTTCCCATAATATTTTTTTTCACCAGGATGACAAGAAATGACCCAGTTCGAAATGCGCTTCTGGTATGATCCATAATGTGCAAATTTTATTGGGTTCATATGGATTTACTTAGAATCAACTCGCATTGTGGAAGTTCCATCAATGATTAAAGACGGTTGAACTCACTGGCCATACTACATATGCTTATtatttttttcccgttgcaacgcacgggcatatctGCTACTAATAATAAAGTCAGATGGTATTTTTGCTTTGGTCCGTCATGGCCTTTTACAAAAAACACCCTGAAATTTTTTAGGTAAACAATCCACAGTCCGTTTGTCCATCCGTACATAGCGTTTTTGTACGCAATCGCCTCGCCCATATCTGGCCACATCGTTCCACCGCTGccgccttttctttttttttgagcatcagtacagacataagCACTTATGTACACGCACATACATTCATctctatgaacacacacacgcacaccctacccctatgagcacccctgagagactgagccggcatatcatcttgagatttacgaagtcaccgtaggcgcctcgtcgtcgacgggaacgtctcctcccactaaaagcgcatcgccggaaatcctgaaataaactcagaaataatgcgagcaccaggatttgaaccctggtgggttggggataccactgtccacctaaccatctcaaccacaggttggttcgcgctGCCGCCTTTTCTTATGGGCCGTTGAGTCACATGAGAAATAAGCTAGTGCTGGTTGATCGAATCGAACTCATGGTAAATTGTCCCACCTCGTTCATTTGAGCCTGTTCACATCTATTTATATACGCAAGATAATTACCTACAATATGAGCAAGACGGTGAGAACAAATGAGGTGAAGCCACATATGCTAATTTTATTTTGGATTACTAAAGATAATTGTGATAAATGTGCTCGGACTTTTGGAGTCGGACTAAAATATCATATGTACGATGAAAATATCATATGCATGATGTTTAGATCGTAACATATTTGAACATAAAAGAAGAGTGATTTATGTGTATGATAATGCTATTCCATTGTGGATTGCTAAATATAATTATGATATACTATTTGGATGGAATTATCTTTTGCTGCATATCCAAATGCAGAAAATGATGTAGAGAACCAGGAGCTCAGACATACATCACGCACATCTTTATATTCATAGCATATACTAGAAATATTGGAAGAAATTTGTATAAATTCATATATTTGACTACACAATTTAAAATTGACTACATAAGACTACATTTCTGGCACCGCCACCGGCCATCGCAATGAGCGCAGACGTACATTAACGACGAATTAGTCTTGGATCCCTTAGATGGGAGCGGCAACAAGGAATACACCCAATAGGAGTAGACCTTTGCACATGGTGCGCAGCGCCCTACTGAATAGATTTGACGGCGGCGAATCCTGAGGATATGAGTGGCTGGCTGGCGGCCAGTACAACAACGGCTCACTCTCACTCTGGTAGAAGAACAATCAGGATGATGAAAAACCCACGGGTGAAAAACCTTGGCAACATTGCCAACAATACAACAGTCTGCTCGGCCTGACGCCAGACTTGGCCTGCATGTTATAAATTGCCCGAACAACCAACGGGACTTGCTCACAAATTCGTGTCAAATCTAGGGACCAAATTTGTCATATCCATTCTGCGGCTCatcatgaatatatatatataattaaagcACGAGACAAAATTATATCCTTCTTTTACATAGGTTGTTGAAGGCTAGCCAGGTTTGTTGTATGAAGATAAAGATGTGCATGATGTATGTCTGAGCTCCTGGTTCTCTACATCATTTTCTGCATTTGGAATGCAGCAAAAGATAATTCCATCCAAATAGTATATCATAATTATATTTACCAATCCACAATGGAATAGCATTATCATACACATAAATCACTCTTCTTTTATGTTCAAACATGTTACGATCTAAACATCATGCATATGATATTTTCATCGTACATATGATATTTTCGTGTGACTCGAAAAGTCCGAGCACATTTATCACAATTATCTTTAGTAATCCAAAATAAAATTAGTATGATGTTAGACATAAATTATTTTCACAAACATAATAGCTACACATGTCAATAAGGGGATGCAAGGGTATTTTTCTCTCGTTTTGCAACCCACGGGCATATATGCTAGTGCACACAAAAGAAGTGAAAAAAATATAGGCTTGCACAAAAGAAACCTCGGCAGTTGACACGTCCTCGACAAGTGACAACTAGGGGAGTGAGATGGAGCTTCCGTCTCTCTCTCCCCTGAGTAGTTTACTATGTTTTCATTACTGCAACTTGCCGGTTTGACATTGTTCTTCTCGATTGAAGCGCAATGTGCTTTCCTTGTATCTCTTGTCGTTTATCTGTGGTCTATATCTACCAATGGTACAAGTCCATTTAGCAAAGCAGAACCCATGTGAACAGTTCCAAGAAAGTGTCCAACGGTGTGCACAGAGCATGCATGATTCAGATTAGTTGCCTGTCTTAGCAGTTGCATAAAAATAGTTTATACCCCTAGAATATCCAGGAATATTTGGGCAGATTTCATTCATGTTGGGAGAGAAAAACTGTCTTTTTACCATTTGCATTTTTTGTtattatatgactttgctatttgtctGTGTGTATGTGGGGAGTTGGTGTTGGttgtgttagagatatatttgggaacGTGTATTTGGTAGTTTAGGATTTGTAATTTGTCTCCTACCTTATTTTCATGAGAGGAGTCTTGCCCTTCAagccttgtactcaatatatactcgcccttgaggctcaataatacatccatcatatccCGCAACaatccccctctctcccttctaacatggtatcagccttacCTCGATTCTAAACCCTAGCTGctgccgcttccgcacccgcgtgCTGTCCTCGAGACGGTCGGCCTCCttgaacgccgccgggggccacgccgcccatacctagggttcgtccgccggtcgtgatGACCGGCTGCCCTAGGAAGTCTTTTTCTCGAGCCCTCGCTCTGGGTTTTCTTCGCTCTCTCACCGATCGTTTTGATCGGCGTTTTCGTTTTGGGTTTCCGATCTATGCTTGATCGATTTGTGTCACCCGCCGCCATTGTCGACCACCGCGCCTCTACTCCAACTTGGGCATCGACTCCACCGACGTCTTCTTCGACTCGGAGGTCTCGTGTGGCACATGACGGCCCGAACGGCCGTCGTCTGCGCCTCCGTTCGCACGTCACTATGCTAACCGTCGTCACCTTGATCGGATCGGGACTTCTTCGCCAACCCCACGTCCATCTACCTCGGCTGCATCATGCTTCTTCCGGCAAGACGGCGCGTCTTTGTGCAACTCGTGGCCACCTCATGCTGTGTAACCGCAGGTCACGGCGCGTCCAACGCACGCGTTGGATGCAACGACCACGGCCGCCCGTGAGTGCTACGCTGGCCCAACACGCGCCTTTCACTTAGACATCAAGGCATGCGTGCGTCTAGTTGGCCCGGTCACACATGATGCTTGGCTTGGCTTTGTACAACGTGTGCCCCCTGGCCAGTCGCCGTGTGCTGCTACATCGGACGACAATGCACACCGAGGAGCGGACGCTTCGACTTTGCAGACGTTTGGACTGATCATCTGAGGGTATGCGATCCATCTCATTTATGCCGTGCAATCGATCTGGCTCGTCGGTTGCGCGCGTCTCAGGAGCTCATGTGAAGATCATCTTTGAGTTCAGCGTGCCCCTCCATCGATCGAGCAATGGGTTGTCGTTGCATCGTCCTGTCGGGCCTCCGCGCCGTGGCCCTGTGGTTCTCCTCGTGGCTGTGTCGACTCGCGCGTCGCCGCTGCATCATCCCGCGATACGCGGTCccagccgccgccccgaggtcgtcCCCGCGGCTGCATCGACCCCCGCTGCGCTGCCCCTTCGGGCTGTAGAGCTACGGCCCGCGGTCCCTGCTGCCGCCCGAGGCCTTCCGCCCTCGCCCCAACCCGCCTGCTGCCGCCGCGTCGGCCCTTCGGGTCGTGGTGCCGCGGCCCACGGTCCATCGCCGTCCTCGCACGTCGACTTCCTGTGGTATGCGTCGCGCCTCCTCCTTTGGCACGGGAACGCCATCATCCCcgccggtcttcgtcatgctgttagggttcctcgcctacttcgagcaccgccgtcgcgctcctaacctagccaccgccgccgctcttctttggccgccgccgccgcccgtccacctccttcgtctaCATCCAGTACCAGCCTGTCACCAGCGtcaccgtcatctaccccgaccacttcgtctactccaacAACCACGGGCAACATCGGCCCCGTGCTGATTGGCGCCGCAACCATCgttgagtccttctctgctggcctccccgacttctccgacatggcatacagctcgtgcaggtcccttgtctacgcatgcccggtatTGGCAACACCAGTGCGTGCCtttgtccacgacgtgtccccgggcctggcaagcctggagcggtacttcgtcaacttcgtctttgtccgtctacgcatgcccggtgctggcaacaccgatgtgtgccttcatccacgacgtgtcacCGGGCTTGACAAACCTGGCGCGACGCTTTGTCAACACTGTCTAcctcccggcgcacccctacttagTAGTCATTGTGCCCATGCTAACTCGGCACCTCCTTGCGCCCACGGCTTCACGGTGttttcctcgacaccggctaccccgactcgacatcgaccacaacattcttcgcacggctaccttgaccacggctacaccaccctatgctctcggctacctcgacatcggcacaaagggctgTCATCCGCTTGAGTaactcgtcggcttcctctacagtcaaTGCATCCTCGATGCGACACCGTCCACGATGCTCctgcttcgactgcggggggatgCCATCCcgtcggctgctattctctccagtctgaccgtcCGCGATGCTCCTGTTGTGCGCAGTGCTATTGCTACGACTGCGGcgggatgttagagatatatttgagatacatgtatttggtagtctaggaCTTGTAATATGTCTCCTACCTTATCTCCAGGAGAGGCGGCTTACCCTTCAAGTCTTCTACTCagtatatactcgccctcgaggctcaataatacatccatcatattccacAACAatttctctctctcccttctaacaggtTGTGTGCATCCTACCTATACAGAGGTCGGGTGTGTGCTTgttgtgtttgtatcctcttgagTACTGATGTtttattttgagtcaataaaattcactctttgtTGAAAAAATTGCATATTTAAAATTCACATGGCGGAAAAATTGTTTTCCGGGCACACGACGGACATTACTCTGGTGGGTTGTAACTTAAGCTTACACGACCATGGTTGGTTCATTGCTCATGTAGGCCCACCAAAAATGTCCGTTCACCATTCGATTTGCCTGAATTATGAAATATTATGTGCCCTTAAAAATATCTAAAcattcaagaaagagaaaaacttgCCTACATACAATTTGGTGTCTCTGATCGCTACACCGCTGCTGCCTCAATATATCTCCTCGGCCCCACACCCAAAATTCTCCTATTACCACAGAGCAAAAAGAGAGAGTAATAATCAGCGATCATGCATATTTGTTCATCAATCTAGGAGGTAATGGCATGGGGAGGGAATAGGCCAAGTCATGTAGAAGGATGTGTAAAGAGGTAGAAGAGTGATGCCGAGCTTAGATGGCACTAGCGCGAGGGGTTGATCCTATTCCTACCACCCATTTTACATTGGATGGCTGCAAAATGACATAGTATTTATGCAAAATTCTTGAGTTATAGACATATATGTAAATACAAATATTTAAATGTATAATGGTCTCTTAATGTATATATGCCATGAGATATCTTTTACCATTAAACAACCCCGATCCAAAATATTATATGTACACAGGGGGTCAATGTTGGTTAATTTCGACAGTAAGGTTGTCCAAGAGCTTAGGTCTGATCGTGATAGCTCTAATGATAATAGTGAAGATGCAGAACTAGAAGGTTGTATTTTCTTGGGAA encodes the following:
- the LOC123104761 gene encoding protein indeterminate-domain 5, chloroplastic, with the translated sequence MAAASSAPFFGLSDAQMQPLMPAQQPPAPAAAPAPKKKRNQPGNPNPDAEVIALSPRSLMATNRFVCEVCGKGFQREQNLQLHRRGHNLPWKLKQKNPKETRRRVYLCPEPTCVHHDPARALGDLTGIKKHYCRKHGEKKWKCDKCAKRYAVQSDWKAHSKTCGTREYRCDCGTLFSRRDSFITHRAFCDALAQESARLPPIGAGMYGGPGNMALGNLSGMAPQMPSGFPDQSGHHSSASAIDVLNLGGGSGNAGQFEHLMPSSSGSSMFRSQAANSSPFYMGGGAAQDFAEDDVHCSHGNQGSVLQGKSPAAFHGLMQLPDQHQGSGGGNGNNNLLNLGFFSGNGNGSGQDSRLVFQNQYNGSAGNGNSSNGNGENGSMVASGSVLGGGGGGFPSLYSSSEAGGGLPQMSATALLQKAAQMGATTSSHNAGAGGAGLLRGQGMRGGGGEGGSSAAAAAASERQSFHDLIMNSLGSGSGASATTGGRAGAFGSGGGFPVDDGKLSTRDFLGVGPGGVVQAGMGPPRRHTGGAGLHMGSLDPAELK